The Solanum lycopersicum chromosome 9, SLM_r2.1 genome window below encodes:
- the LOC101256802 gene encoding ARM REPEAT PROTEIN INTERACTING WITH ABF2-like, which produces MENQKLTERSSSSARRSLKRKLEEDLQDDRKVSPSISSEDGHQDLEREVRTQVEILESSFSSSESDRASSKRAIHVLSEFAKNEEIVNVIVDCGAVPALVQHLQAPPLVSEGEGSHIPYEHEVEKGSAFTLGLLAIKPEHQQLIVDAGALPHLVNLLKRHRDAQNSRAVNGVIRRAADAVTNLAHENSSIKTRVRVEGGIPPLVELLEFVDSKVQRAAAGSLRTLAFKNDENKNQIVECSALPTLILMLRSEDTAIHYEAVGVIGNLVHSSPNIKKEVLLAGALQPVIGLLSSSCSESQREAALLLGQFAATDSDCKIHIVQRGAVPPLIEMLQSPDAQLREMSAFALGRLAQDTHNQAGIAHCGGIIPLLKLLDSKNGSLQHNAAFALYGLADNEDNVADLIKVGGVQKLQDGEFIVQPTRDCVAKTLKRLEEKIHGRILGHLLYLMRIGEKVIQRRVALALAHLCAPDDQKIIFIDNSGLELLLELFDSTNLKHKRDGSAALCKLANKASSLSQVDAAPPSPVPQVYLGEQYVNNSTLSDVTFLVEGKRFYAHRICLLASSDAFRAMFDGGYRERDAKDIEIPNIRWDVFELMMRYIYTGSVDVNLDVAQDLLRAADQYLLEGLKRLCEYAIAQDISVESVSLMFELSEAFNALTLRNACILFILEKFDQLSVMPWYSHLIQRVLPETRSYFERVLTRAIQNDMRV; this is translated from the exons ATGGAGAACCAGAAACTTACCGAGCGTTCCTCAAGTTCTGCGAGGAGGAGCTTGAAGAGAAAGTTAGAGGAAGATCTCCAAGACGATCGTAAGGTTTCTCCTTCTATATCTTCCGAAGATGGTCATCAAGATCTGGAACGTGAAGTTCGTACACAGGTCGAGATTCTTGAGTCATCTTTTTCTTCATCTGAGTCAGATCGAGCCTCTTCCAAACGCGCTATACATGTTCTCTCTGAATTTGCTAAAAACG AGGAAATTGTGAACGTAATTGTAGATTGTGGCGCTGTTCCGGCTTTGGTGCAGCATCTACAGGCGCCGCCTCTTGTAAGTGAAGGTGAAGGTAGTCACATCCCATACGAACACGAGGTTGAGAAAGGAAGTGCTTTTACGCTTGGACTTCTTGCTATAAAA CCGGAGCACCAACAACTGATTGTTGATGCTGGAGCTTTGCCTCATCTTGTTAATTTGCTGAAGAGGCATAGAGATGCTCAGAATTCTCGAGCAGTCAATGGTGTTATTCGGCGCGCAGCTGATGCAGTAACAAATCTTGCTCATGAAAACAGTAGCATCAAAACTCGTGTTAG GGTTGAAGGTGGCATCCCTCCACTTGTTGAGTTGCTTGAGTTTGTTGATTCAAAGGTGCAGAGAGCAGCTGCAGGATCCTTACGAACGTTAGCATTTAAGaatgatgaaaacaaaaatCAG ATTGTGGAATGCAGTGCACTCCCTACTCTTATACTAATGCTTCGGTCTGAAGATACTGCTATACACTATGAAGCG GTTGGAGTCATTGGTAATCTGGTACACTCGTCACCAAATATCAAGAAAGAAGTTCTTCTTGCAGGAGCTTTACAACCTGTAATCGGGTTGCTTAG TTCCTCCTGTTCAGAGAGCCAAAGGGAAGCTGCTTTACTGCTAGGACAATTTGCAGCAACTGATTCAGACTGTAAG ATTCATATTGTTCAAAGAGGTGCAGTTCCACCATTAATTGAGATGCTTCAATCTCCAGATGCTCAACTTAGGGAAATGTCGGCCTTTGCTTTAGGAAGGTTGGCGCAG GACACACACAATCAGGCTGGTATTGCTCACTGTGGTGGAATTATCCCATTGTTGAAGCTCCTTGATTCAAAAAATGGATCATTACAACATAATGCTGCATTCGCTCTTTATGGGCTTGCTGATAATGAG GACAATGTTGCTGATCTTATAAAGGTCGGAGGTGTTCAAAAGCTCCAGGATGGAGAATTTATTGTCCAA CCAACTAGAGATTGTGTGGCGAAGACATTGAAGAGATTAGAAGAGAAGATCCATGGTCGA ATATTGGGCCATCTGTTATATTTGATGCGTATTGGGGAGAAGGTTATTCAGAGACGAGTTGCTTTAGCCCTTGCCCATCTTTGCGCACCAGATGACCAAAAGATCATTTTCATTGATAACAGTG GATTAGAATTGCTTTTGGAGCTCTTTGACTCAACAAACTTGAAACACAAAAGAGATGGCTCTGCAGCTTTATGCAAATTGGCTAATAAAGCTAGCTCACTTTCACAAGTCGATGCTGCTCCTCCTTCCCCAGTACCTCAG GTCTATCTGGGCGAACAATATGTAAATAATTCTACACTATCTGATGTAACATTTTTAGTTGAGG GCAAACGGTTTTATGCCCATAGGATTTGTTTACTAGCTTCTTCTGATGCATTTCGAGCTATGTTTGATGGTGGCTACCGG GAGAGAGATGCCAAAGACATCGAAATCCCAAATATCCGATGGGACGTTTTTGAGTTGATGATGAG GTACATATACACAGGATCTGTTGATGTTAATTTGGATGTTGCACAAGATCTTCTAAGAGCTGCAGACCAGTATCTATTAGAGGGCCTTAAACGTCTTTGCGAGTATGCCATCGCACAA gaTATATCTGTGGAAAGTGTCTCTCTCATGTTCGAATTGTCAGAGGCATTTAACGCTTTGACTTTGCGTAATGCTTGCATTCTATTCATTTTGGAAAAGTTTGACCAATTAAGTGTTATGCCATG GTATTCGCATTTGATTCAACGTGTATTACCTGAAACTCGAAGTTACTTTGAAAGGGTGCTTACCAGGGCTATTCAAAATGACATGCGAGTCTAG